Proteins found in one Arachis stenosperma cultivar V10309 chromosome 8, arast.V10309.gnm1.PFL2, whole genome shotgun sequence genomic segment:
- the LOC130946397 gene encoding uncharacterized protein At4g14100-like isoform X2 encodes MGAPMSSLFFLLLLLLLLPLSLSMASKPPPPTPSEWPLQFHSLIWYNRTGVLQKVDLWYDFINGRNLNIIEEQLTNHVLYDVEWDNGTSFYYTLDPYQRECDVKHFPVGILRPNWLHGATYLGQRMVDNFLCNVWEKVHFIRYYEHVATKRPVKWVFFEGTTPISSYKQVGRSLPNCRSIRSSPPSHIWAIQRHPVH; translated from the exons ATGGGGGCACCCATGTCTTCTTTgttctttctcctcctccttctacttctactccCCCTTTCTTTATCAATGGCATCAAAGCCACCACCACCAACCCCATCAGAGTGGCCACTCCAATTCCACTCCCTCATATGGTACAACAGAACCGGTGTCCTCCAGAAGGTGGACCTATGGTACGACttcataaatggcagaaacttgaACATCATCGAAGAACAACTCACTAATCATGTGTTGTACGATGTTGAGTGGGACAATGGCACCTCCTTCTACTACACTCTTGATCCTTATCAGAGAGAGTGTGATGTGAAGCATTTCCCTGTTGGGATTCTGAGGCCAAATTGGCTTCATGGTGCTACTTATTTGGGTCAGAGGATGGTTGATAACTTTCTTTGCAATGTTTGGGAGAAGGTTCATTTCATTCGCTATTATGAGCATGTTGCAACTAAAAGGCCTGTTAAATGGGTCTTCTTTGAAG gtaccacccccatctcctcgtacaaacaagtcggacggagcctcccgaatTGCAGATCCATTCGGAGTTCTCCTCCTTCACACATTTGGGCCATCCAACGCCATCCAGtccattaa
- the LOC130946397 gene encoding uncharacterized protein At4g14100-like isoform X1 yields the protein MGAPMSSLFFLLLLLLLLPLSLSMASKPPPPTPSEWPLQFHSLIWYNRTGVLQKVDLWYDFINGRNLNIIEEQLTNHVLYDVEWDNGTSFYYTLDPYQRECDVKHFPVGILRPNWLHGATYLGQRMVDNFLCNVWEKVHFIRYYEHVATKRPVKWVFFEGPPGYTAHVMTFEVGAVLDDPNWQAPVYCFTDEAKKENPNPKIASLQSLIMTWIPFWKTATM from the exons ATGGGGGCACCCATGTCTTCTTTgttctttctcctcctccttctacttctactccCCCTTTCTTTATCAATGGCATCAAAGCCACCACCACCAACCCCATCAGAGTGGCCACTCCAATTCCACTCCCTCATATGGTACAACAGAACCGGTGTCCTCCAGAAGGTGGACCTATGGTACGACttcataaatggcagaaacttgaACATCATCGAAGAACAACTCACTAATCATGTGTTGTACGATGTTGAGTGGGACAATGGCACCTCCTTCTACTACACTCTTGATCCTTATCAGAGAGAGTGTGATGTGAAGCATTTCCCTGTTGGGATTCTGAGGCCAAATTGGCTTCATGGTGCTACTTATTTGGGTCAGAGGATGGTTGATAACTTTCTTTGCAATGTTTGGGAGAAGGTTCATTTCATTCGCTATTATGAGCATGTTGCAACTAAAAGGCCTGTTAAATGGGTCTTCTTTGAAG GTCCACCGGGGTACACTGCACATGTGATGACATTTGAGGTTGGTGCAGTTCTTGATGATCCAAATTGGCAAGCTCCAGTTTACTGTTTCACTGACGAGGCTAAGAAGGAAAATCCCAATCCCAAGATTGCTTCTCTCCAGAGTTTGATCATGACATGGATACCCTTTTGGAAAACGGCAACTATGTAA
- the LOC130945062 gene encoding chromophore lyase CRL, chloroplastic isoform X2: protein MGNNGSDSNNTNVWNRARGLAVKTLLLIGGALLVKRLSKSTTRWDHARFVANSLTGEKYSKEQAARDPDNYFNIRALTCPAAELVDGSKVLYFEQAFWRSPQKPFRQRFLMVKPCPKELKCDVELSTYAIRDMEEYKNFCDRSKDQRPQPEEVIGDLAEHLTTIHLKRCPRGKRCLYEGSTPPGGFPNSWNGATYCTSEVAVMKNNEIHTWDRGFDDDGKQVWGPKEGPYEFKPAPTSSFSDMFSPLNFPPPPSMDRRIEGSFVLQD from the exons atggGTAATAATGGGTCGGATTCGAACAACACGAATGTGTGGAACCGCGCAAGAGGGTTGGCTGTAAAGACCCTTTTGCTTATTGGCGGTGCTCTTCTCGTTAAACGCCTCAGCAAGTCCACCACTCGTTGGGACCATGCCCGTTTCGTTGCTAATTCCCTCACTGGCGAAAAG TATTCAAAGGAGCAAGCTGCAAGAGACCCTGATAACTATTTCAACATTAG AGCGCTTACATGCCCGGCAGCCGAGCTAGTGGATGGTTCGAAAGTCCTGTATTTTGAGCAG GCCTTTTGGAGAAGTCCGCAAAAACCCTTTCGGCAG AGGTTCTTAATGGTGAAGCCATGTCCAAAAGAGCTGAAATGTGATGTTGAG TTAAGTACATATGCAATTAGAGACATGGAGGAGTATAAGAATTTTTGTGATCGATCAAAGGATCAGCGTCCACAGCCGGAAGAAGTCATTGGG GACCTTGCCGAACACTTGACAACAATACATCTTAAACGTTGTCCGCGAGGGAAACGTTGCTTATATGAAGGTTCAACCCCTCCTGGCGGGTTTCCAAATTCATGG AATGGAGCAACCTACTGTACTTCAGAAGTTGCTGTTATGAAGAACAATGAGATACATACGTGGGATAGAGGTTTCGATGATGATGGGAAGCAA GTTTGGGGACCAAAGGAAGGCCCTTATGAGTTTAAGCCCGCACCAACCTCAAGCTTTAGTGATATGTTTTCTCCATTAAATTTCCCTCCTCCACCTTCCATGGATAGAAGAATAGAGGGTTCATTTGTTTTGCAAGATTGA
- the LOC130945062 gene encoding chromophore lyase CRL, chloroplastic isoform X1: MGNNGSDSNNTNVWNRARGLAVKTLLLIGGALLVKRLSKSTTRWDHARFVANSLTGEKYSKEQAARDPDNYFNIRALTCPAAELVDGSKVLYFEQAFWRSPQKPFRQRFLMVKPCPKELKCDVELSTYAIRDMEEYKNFCDRSKDQRPQPEEVIGDLAEHLTTIHLKRCPRGKRCLYEGSTPPGGFPNSWQNGATYCTSEVAVMKNNEIHTWDRGFDDDGKQVWGPKEGPYEFKPAPTSSFSDMFSPLNFPPPPSMDRRIEGSFVLQD, translated from the exons atggGTAATAATGGGTCGGATTCGAACAACACGAATGTGTGGAACCGCGCAAGAGGGTTGGCTGTAAAGACCCTTTTGCTTATTGGCGGTGCTCTTCTCGTTAAACGCCTCAGCAAGTCCACCACTCGTTGGGACCATGCCCGTTTCGTTGCTAATTCCCTCACTGGCGAAAAG TATTCAAAGGAGCAAGCTGCAAGAGACCCTGATAACTATTTCAACATTAG AGCGCTTACATGCCCGGCAGCCGAGCTAGTGGATGGTTCGAAAGTCCTGTATTTTGAGCAG GCCTTTTGGAGAAGTCCGCAAAAACCCTTTCGGCAG AGGTTCTTAATGGTGAAGCCATGTCCAAAAGAGCTGAAATGTGATGTTGAG TTAAGTACATATGCAATTAGAGACATGGAGGAGTATAAGAATTTTTGTGATCGATCAAAGGATCAGCGTCCACAGCCGGAAGAAGTCATTGGG GACCTTGCCGAACACTTGACAACAATACATCTTAAACGTTGTCCGCGAGGGAAACGTTGCTTATATGAAGGTTCAACCCCTCCTGGCGGGTTTCCAAATTCATGG CAGAATGGAGCAACCTACTGTACTTCAGAAGTTGCTGTTATGAAGAACAATGAGATACATACGTGGGATAGAGGTTTCGATGATGATGGGAAGCAA GTTTGGGGACCAAAGGAAGGCCCTTATGAGTTTAAGCCCGCACCAACCTCAAGCTTTAGTGATATGTTTTCTCCATTAAATTTCCCTCCTCCACCTTCCATGGATAGAAGAATAGAGGGTTCATTTGTTTTGCAAGATTGA
- the LOC130945063 gene encoding uncharacterized protein LOC130945063 — protein MALHLQPHTTTLCTTKSKSKYHHGNNGSLVRNETKLFNPFALNSSSFSGSLTLLLNPKQMHNLTSTTPRISMRVASKPAYICRDCGYIYNERTPFEKLPDKYFCPVCGAPKRRFRPYAPAVTKNANDTDVRKARKDEIKREEAFEKAVPIAVVVGIVVLAAGFYFYLNSSNV, from the exons atggCCCTGCATCTGCAGCCACATACAACCACTCTTTGCACTACAAAGTCAAAGTCAAAGTATCATCATGGCAACAATGGTAGCCTTGTTAGAAATGAAACAAAACTCTTCAACCCTTTTGCCTtgaactcatcatcattctctgGTTCACTCACCCTCTTGCTTAATCCTAAACAAATGCACAATCTTACTTCGACCACTCCGAGGATCTCCATGCGTGTCGCTTCCAAGCCAGCCTATATCTGTCGTGATTGCGG CTATATTTACAATGAGAGAACCCCATTTGAGAAATTGCCTGATAAATATTTCTGCCCTG TTTGTGGTGCTCCAAAAAGAAGGTTTAGACCATATGCACCAGCTGTCACAAAAAATGCAAATGACACTGATGTTAGAAAGGCAAGGAAAGATgaaatcaaaagagaagaagCATTTGA GAAAGCAGTTCCTATTGCAGTTGTTGTGGGAATTGTAGTGCTTGCTGCTGGATTCTACTTCTATCTCAATAGCAGCAATGTTTAG